In Salvia miltiorrhiza cultivar Shanhuang (shh) chromosome 4, IMPLAD_Smil_shh, whole genome shotgun sequence, the DNA window AACCCCAGTGAATCTTCAACTTATATCGAGGTCGATCCACCCAAAACCCATCAACACAACGCCCCAAAATCGTTCTCCAACATAAGAAAATGAACCCGTCAAGCACATGACATGCGCAACTAAACAGCCATCTGCAAAAAGAACCCACCCAACCGAGAGCACCACAGAGAGCACCAGGTGTTCGAAAAAAGTTCCCAACGGAACAAGAAAACCAAAACCGCAGCATTATAATTTAATACGGACCCTGCTATGCGTGGCCATATCAAGAGCCACGGCATCCTTAATTTCATCAATCGCAAACGGCCACCAGCCCTCCAAACGATTTTGATTtgccaaaaaaatattaatattatagttagttaaaaaatatatatattattattgaaaataacaataaatttaaaatattctcaataatttaaaaataagaataaattagaatattaattaaaaaataataaaaatattttataaaaaattaaaaataacaaaaaaaattaataatatttaccgacggaattaccgacggattattaattaaaaaaataaataaaaaataaataaatcatatttaGCGATAGAATGTTTTCCGTCGctatttccgtcggtaaattaaaaaaataatttaaaaataaattaaaaataatgaataatatttaatgACGGATTATTTTTCGTCGCTAATAATTCCGTCgttattccgtcggtaatccatcggtaaaattttgaaaacatcTTCATCGGAATTCCGTCGCTGTTCCGTCGGTGATTACCAACGGATTATTTTTcgtcggtaattccgtcggtgtccgatatatttttttgtagtgccacggtatcctataactagttggttgatagggattaattaatctttgcgtcgatgatcagagctttgaattagtatggatttattcgagccgagttacctttttattgatttatttcaagagttattttatttgatttaatttgctttcttagttttaattaattttctctcaatttaaggcgtggtggctacaccaaaaatatagattttagggaattgaatgattttacctgctctctgtgggatcgaccctgcttatcattatactaattagttttgataattccgcaggaattatttggtggaaaacgacgtccACCACTAGAGTTGGTTGTAAGGCTCGTGCTATTTTATGTCTTATGGATTGTGGTGGTGGTTATGTTTGTATAGATTTTGTTGAGCCTCATAATCATTTGTTTATGTCAGATAACCATAGGCATTTTATGCGCTATAATAGAAATTTGAATGATGGGCATAAGAAgtttgttttaaattatttaagagCAAACATAGGTCCAATCAAGTCTTTTCGTTTGTTTAAGGAGTTGGTTGGTGGGTATGATAAGGTTGGGTGTACTATTGTCGACTTCAAGAATTTTGCTCGTAATTTGAGGGCTCATATTGTTGGTGTGCATGCATAGATTTTGTTGAGTAATTTGCACAATAAGCAAGAAATTTGTGCTGATTTTAGGTTTTATTATAGCGCAGATTCATCTGACATATTGTTGGTGTGCATGCATAGGTTTTATAGGTACAATATGATTTTTGTGCCTTTTATCGAGAAGGATAACCATGGAAGGTGTGTGATGTTCGGTGCTGGTTTGATATCGCATGAAGATGAAGAATCCTATTCATGGGTTCTTCAAAAGTTTGTTGAGTGCATAGAGACAAACCTAGGATGATTATTACTGATCAAGATCCAGCTTTGAAGAAGTCAGTTAAAGATGTGTTAGACGGTACGCGCCACAGATTGTGTATGTGGCATATTTTATGTAAGGTAGCTGATAAGGTTCCATTGTCTCTTAGGAATTATCCAAATTTTAAGAAAGATTTTCATTCCTTGGTTTGGTGTGAACATATTGATGTGCTTAGTTTTGAAAAGAAGTAGTAGGATTTTATGGAGCAGTATGGTTTAGTTAGACATAAATGGTTTGATACTATATTTGGTACTCGTAGCTATTGGATTCCTGCATTTTTTAGGGACTTTGAAATGAGTGGCTTGTTTAGGACGACATCTATGTCGGAGAATGAGGATGGTTTCTTCCGGCGATACTTCAATAAAGGTTCGAACCTCGTGGAGTTTTTTATGCACTTTGAATGTGCTTTGGAGGCTCAAAGGAATAAGTTTGATCTCTTAAACAGTGCCGATGAGTCATGTTTTCCGAAGTTGGTGACTGAACTTCCTATTGAAAGGCATGCAACAAGTATTTATACTAAAAACATATTTCTTGAGGTACAAAAGTATATTTTGTTGTCTGTCAATTCTTGCAATATTTTGGATATTAGGAGTGGTGTATATGTTGTTGATGATGGTAATGGTCATAAGTTTAATGTTGGGTATAGTGTTGTTGACTCTAGTTTGTTGTTGTGattgcatattttttgtgaGGCATGGGATGCTAAGTTGTCATGTTTTATGTGTTTACAAGAATTTGAACATTAAGAGTATTCCGGACAAGTATATTGCAAGCCATTGGAGGAAGTTTGTTGATATTAAGAAAACAGATTCTATTGGTGGAAGTGTTGTTGTTGTCGACAATGATATCATTTCTCGACCGTATGCTAAGGCTAATGGTTGTATTGCTTTGGTTCATGGAGATTCTGTGAGGATGAAGGAATTATTGCAGGCTTTTGAAGTGTTGCATGATTCATTTATAGTTTCTACTGGTAGCAAGTCAAATAGCGAAATGTTTGATGAGTTTTATGGTTGCCCAGTCCCTGAGGAAATTGATATTTGTTCTCCGGATGTTGTGAAGACAAAAGGAAGTGGAAGAAGAATCAAGTCCAGCAAAGAGAAGGCAATTAGCAAGGCTGAGAAGCCAAAGAGGAGATGCAGCAAATGTAAACAAATGCGGCATCATGATGCGCGAAACTGTGATGAAGAACCTGCATTAGATTAGAagcatttttatatatttttcgtACTTAGTCGTATATAACATTTAGAATATTGAGTCATGCAGATTTCTTATGTTACATATGCATTGTTGGATATTATATATTGCAGATTACTTTTATATGATATGCAGTGTCCTTTTCTAATTGATGTTGATTTCTTTTTTACCTTATACAACGCTCATCGTTTATTGATGCATGCTTTTTAGATAAATTATGCATTGTTCTTAATAATCATATGCAGGTTTTGTTTCCAATACTTCTATTGTTGTATTTTTATTATGGGTGATTGACTTCTTGACATTAATCATGTTTCAGTGCTAAAATCTGCATTGTTCGTGTTCAATacttgcatttttatttttttgaagaaGTTATAAAATTGCTATTGACGAAAATATATTGCACAAAGCTTACTATATGCATTTGACCATATCATACTTACCATTGATACCATTCAAACATTGTTCAGAcaaaaaaacacataaaaacCATCCCATCATTGTTTGTTTTCATGCATGCACcagcataaaataaaataaaaagctAGAAATTGTTTTGTTTCCATCCATCCATAAACACATCAAATTTTCAGAATATATGCCAGGTTGAGTGGCCCATCTGTGTATCCCCTTCTGTAGTGGAGTTCTGACTCTGTGATGTTTTCATCTTTGAGTTCGTTGCACTCTGCTTTCAGAATGTCTGCACAGTACTTCATTCGCATTCTTCTCAGCTGCTTCTTGACATTTTTCTCTTGGTAAAATGACCCTTGATACCAGATCGGACCAGCGCCTAGCCCTAGTCTCTTAGTCAGCTGGCGAAACATATTTAAGCAGTGGATGCTTTGTATAGGCCCAGACCTGAAACAATCGTACCAGAGCAGGAGAATACAGATGAAAAAGTGATATATACAGAAAAGCGAGAGGTGCACCTGCAAGTACTTGATGCAACTGAATCATAGGTAGTCATTTTCCCCTTTATACAGGGACCGTTTTTTCAAGTAACATATTGTCGGCTGACGTGGAAGATGTTGTTGAGTATGAAAGACCATCTTACCTTTACCCataatgaaaaagaaagataaGAGGTCGGAAATACCCCTCCGTATCCGGAGGGCAAAGTTACTGAAATACCCTTCGGGTCATGCACTCTATATATAGTAGGAAAACCTGTCTTTGAAAAGGAGAAGTTCAAATTTTTACCTAAATTCACTTGAAAACAAAAAGAATGACCGGTTATAGTTTGAAATACTCGACCATTgaggaagaaaaagaagaaccTAACAGTTGAGATCGTGAAGAGGAAGAGCACCACCGTAACAACCTTCATTTTtgtctcatttcattttctCGAAACTAGGTAAGGTGaaaaatacattataaattaGTGTTGGTAAAAACCACCTTCACAacatactatattaaattttgaaacaatagggccgaatggccctattcaacatacaacatcaaattttgtccaccatttgaaaaaacataaattttggtcattttttgtatgtcatgactattccacccttctctctctctcctctctctttctcatctccctctctctctccagcggctcctctctctttctcatctccctctctctctctctctccagcggctgcgcggcagcagcgccgagcttggagaattcgtcggagctctcgcggcggtggtggaggagatcctccctctctctctctccagcggctgccgctctctcctctctctttctcatctctatttctctctctttctcatctccctttctgtctctccagcgcgcggcggtggcagatctggtctgatgaggcggcggcggtggatctgatctgatcgttgcgccgcctcctccatcggcagatctgatctccgcctccttcgatttcagccatggcagatctgatctgatctgtgtgcttgtaacaacccgctcttttattatatttttaaatccagtaatatgatattattatttcatcttttagtaaatcaagcccagtaattatttatgatttaaattcagcttatgaccttggattatattcaattaagcaggattattattttattaccaagtcagtagcttcgcgtaaataaaaccgcgatgagaattattgagtaagccaataattatttatttcagattcataactgacttagttaagtcacgttatttattaatcacaatagaattatttttctatttttattattatttcttgagtcgtgaatttattccggtttatgaagaattaaatctacggatttaatttagaatttattctagctaagaaaggaagcagatatcgagtagttttataaacacgcgatattaacaaaacccggtagttggtttttatttaaaaaaaaaaagat includes these proteins:
- the LOC131022908 gene encoding uncharacterized protein LOC131022908 is translated as MGRRRKGQGLICMALQNGKRRERLSCKPKEVEERIFEEEKEAYEERFYRYNMIFVPFIEKDNHGRCVMFGAGLISHEDEESYSWVLQKDFEMSGLFRTTSMSENEDGFFRRYFNKGSNLVEFFMHFECALEAQRNKFDLLNSADESCFPKLVTELPIERSGVYVVDDGNGHKFNVGYSNLNIKSIPDKYIASHWRKFVDIKKTDSIGGSVVVVDNDIISRPYAKANGCIALVHGDSVRMKELLQAFEVLHDSFIVSTGSKSNSEMFDEFYGCPVPEEIDICSPDVVKTKGSGRRIKSSKEKAISKAEKPKRRCSKCKQMRHHDARNCDEEPALD